The Arachis duranensis cultivar V14167 chromosome 2, aradu.V14167.gnm2.J7QH, whole genome shotgun sequence genome has a window encoding:
- the LOC107463656 gene encoding uncharacterized protein LOC107463656 yields the protein MSIEKLSTEECQSLYSLLRAEQRPLHEIVADFNSSLPRHRHFTLCSYLLMLLQDKQLNISERIIAFALLVEAYSSQRPASNPFISFIVKVACHEGSEKVVRAFILQLLGVNASNSGKEFLKQSASDYVKGFDQSLHDFPPVDQLQQQFSDKVHHESYHSLFKGGSIKNVVPDPDVPPNCNADSAEFELRPGTKPKLGTGDKDEAVVGLLSNLSLEGLSPHWIRPLPPRLPILDGELVWLNPDDNHELMWDYGMCVDTSRGAAVRDLIAKALKGALAPAQQEQVLVELANDPKLVYHCGLTPRKLPELVENNPLIAVDVLTKLINSPEIAEYFTVLVNMDMSLHSMEVVNRLTTAVELPSEFIHMYITNCISSCVNIKDKYMQNRLVRLVCVFLQSLIRNNIINVKDLFIEVQAFCIEFSRIREAAALFRLLKSLE from the exons ATGAGTATTGAGAAGTTGAGCACCGAAGAAtgtcaatcactctactctcTGCTCAGAGCTGAGCAACGCCCACTCCATGAGATCGTTGCAGATTTCAACAGCTCTCTCCCTCGCCATCGCCATTTCACTCTCTGCTCCTACCTCCTCATGCTCTTGCAG GACAAGCAACTCAACATCTCTGAGCGAATAATTGCCTTTGCCCTACTTGTTGAAGCATATTCATCCCAGAGACCCGCTTCAAATCCTTTCATAAGCTTTATTGTAAAA GTTGCTTGTCATGAAGGGTCTGAAAAAGTTGTGAGAGCGTTCATTCTACAATTGTTAGGTGTTAATGCCTCCAACAGTGGCAAAGAG TTTCTTAAACAGTCTGCTTCTGATTACGTGAAAGGATTTGACCAATCATTGCAT GATTTTCCACCTGTAGATCAGTTGCAGCAGCAGTTTTCTGATAAAGTTCATCATGAATCATATCATAGCTTATTTAAGGGTGGTTCTATAAAAAATGTAGTCCCAGACCCTGATGTTCCTCCCAATTGTAATGCAGATTCAGCAGA GTTTGAATTGCGACCGGGAACAAAACCTAAACTTGGCACCGGCGACAAAGACGAAGCAGTAGTTGGGTTATTGTCTAATCTTTCACTGGAAGGATTGAGCCCTCACTGGATCAGGCCCCTTCCACCAAGGCTACCAATACTTGATGGGGAG CTAGTTTGGCTCAACCCTGATGACAATCATGAACTTATGTGGGACTACGGTATGTGCGTTGATACTAGCAGAGGTGCTGCAGTAAGAGATTTAATTGCAAAAGCTCTGAAGGGAGCCCTTGCACCTGCACAGCAAGAG CAAGTGTTGGTGGAGTTGGCGAATGATCCAAAGCTTGTATACCACTGTGGACTAACTCCAAGAAAGTTGCCA GAACTGGTGGAAAATAATCCCCTTATTGCAGTTGATGTTCTCACTAAGTTGATAAACTCCCCCGAAATAGCAGA ATACTTTACAGTACTCGTGAATATGGACATGAGTCTACACTCAATGGAAGTTGTGAACAGGCTAACAACTGCAGTTGAATTGCCTTCAGAATTCATTCACATGTACATAACTAATTGTATATCATCTTGTGTGAACATTAAG GACAAATACATGCAGAATAGGCTTGTACGacttgtttgtgtttttctgcaAAGCCTTATTCGAAACAACATTATCAATG TTAAAGACCTCTTCATTGAAGTTCAAGCGTTTTGCATTGAATTCTCGCGGATTAGAGAGGCAGCTGCATTGTTTAGGCTTCTCAAGTCATTGGAATGA
- the LOC107463669 gene encoding uncharacterized protein LOC107463669 isoform X1 encodes MAFARVIIALVFELVLLHPYSASSDFLSPLLSPIFDDVCKDVKCGKGTCKPSKNSSFFFECECDPGWNKLFASNDDGAFNFLPCIIPNCTVNHSCSKAPSPAPQKARQTNESIFDACNWVDCGGGSCNKTSTFSYACECDTGYDNLLNSTAFPCYKQCALGMDCSNLGISVKNSSSSEPPALNDNSKSEGSSIVQGSFIWVVMLIMLMAEMQLQLRSLFDGYGFI; translated from the exons ATGGCATTCGCAAGAGTTATCATAGCTCTTGTTTTTGAACTTGTTCTTTTGCATCCATATTCAGCTTCAAGCGACTTCCTTTCTCCTTTGCTCTCTCCTATCTTTG ATGATGTGTGCAAAGATGTGAAATGCGGCAAAGGAACATGCAAGCCTTCTAAGAACAGCTCTTTCTTCTTCGAATGCGAGTGTGATCCAGGTTGGAACAAACTCTTTGCTTCCAATGACGACGGTGCTTTCAACTTTCTTCCCTGCATAATTCCTAACT GCACTGTGAACCACTCTTGCTCCAAAGCCCCTTCTCCTGCTCCACAAAAAGCAAGACAAACTAACGAGTCGATATTTGACG CTTGCAATTGGGTTGATTGTGGAGGAGGGTCATGCAACAAGACATCAACATTTTCCTATGCTTGTGAGTGCGATACTGGCTACGACAATCTCCTCAACTCCACTGCATTCCCTTGTTACAAACAGT GTGCTCTTGGGATGGATTGTTCTAACCTTGGAATATCAGTGAAAAACTCATCATCTTCTGAACCACCTGCATTGAATGACAATAGTAAGAGTGAAG GTAGCTCAATTGTGCAAGGAAGTTTCATTTGGGTGGTCATGCTGATTATGTTGATGGCAGAGATGCAGTTGCAATTGCGATCATtgtttgatggatatggattcaTATAA
- the LOC107463649 gene encoding protein IQ-DOMAIN 19-like, producing MGKTGKWLRNLLTGKRDKEKYREKCATISPIVLSNGTENPITPNSTTPKEKRRWSFRRSSATATASKELNFAEASATDAQNEQKKHATDVVAATAAAAVIHLTSSSNERTGSIEEAAAIKIQSVFRSYLARKALCALRGIVKLQALVRGYLVRKQARDTLRCMQALVIAQARAHASRLRMESQGKRKTLLEDNVFRHMYNEHERGMEENIKIVQMDVCDSRGRNSTSNHGYGHRYSTYYSPNGYVYSYLKEGGSNKASPAPSAMTEFSPRACSGHFEDCGAFNTAQSSPHYYSAVSREEDLNLPFAFPKPNYAADSMSYDYQFFPNYMANTESSRAKARSHSAPRQRPDSFERQPSRQRASVEGRSVPRPMRMQRSSSHVGLTAQNYQYPWSMKLDRSTVSLKDSECGSTTSVLTNSNYCRSPAAYNPRGHRY from the exons ATGGGGAAGACAGGGAAATGGCTTAGAAACTTATTGACAGGGAAgagagataaagaaaaatacaGGGAAAAATGTGCAACCATTAGCCCAATTGTTCTGTCAAATGGTACAGAAAATCCAATCACTCCAAACTCAACAACACCAAAGGAGAAAAGAAGGTGGAGTTTCAGGAGATCATCAGCCACAGCTACAGCTTCCAAGGAACTGAATTTTGCAGAAGCAAGTGCCACAGATGCTCAGAATGAGCAGAAGAAGCATGCCACGGACGTGGTTGCCGCCACAGCTGCTGCTGCCGTGATCCACTTAACTTCCAGTTCTAATGAAAGAACTGGAAGCATTGAAGAAGCTGCTGCCATTAAAATTCAATCTGTGTTCAGGTCCTACTTG GCAAGAAAAGCATTGTGTGCTCTTAGAGGGATAGTGAAGTTGCAGGCACTGGTAAGGGGTTACTTGGTGAGAAAACAGGCCAGAGATACATTAAGGTGCATGCAGGCTTTGGTCATAGCCCAAGCTAGAGCTCATGCTTCAAGGCTTCGAATGGAATCACAAGGGAAGCGAAAAACCTTATTAGAGGATAATGTGTTCAGGCATATGTATAAT GAACATGAGAGAGGCATGGAAGAGAACATcaagattgtgcagatggatgTTTGTGATTCAAGAGGAAGAAACAGCACATCAAATCACGGATACGGCCATAGATATTCAACATATTATTCACCAAATGGTTATGTTTATTCATACTTAAAAGAAGGAGGCAGCAACAAGGCATCGCCAGCACCTTCAGCAATGACAGAGTTCAGTCCAAGAGCATGCAGTGGCCACTTTGAGGATTGTGGAGCCTTCAACACAGCACAAAGCAGCCCTCATTACTACTCAGCAGTTTCAAGAGAGGAGGATTTGAATCTTCCTTTTGCTTTTCCTAAACCAAACTATGCAGCAGACTCCATGTCCTATGACTACCAATTTTTCCCAAATTACATGGCTAACACTGAATCATCAAGGGCCAAAGCCAGATCACACAGTGCACCAAGACAAAGGCCAGATTCATTCGAGAGGCAGCCAAGCCGGCAAAGAGCTTCGGTGGAGGGAAGAAGTGTCCCGAGGCCAATGAGAATGCAGAGGTCATCTTCACATGTTGGTCTCACTGCACAAAACTACCAATATCCTTGGTCAATGAAGCTTGATAGGTCAACTGTTTCCCTCAAAGACAGCGAGTGTGGCTCTACAACTTCAGTGCTCACAAACTCCAATTACTGCAGATCTCCTGCTGCATATAAT CCTCGTGGACATAGGTACTGA
- the LOC107463664 gene encoding 40S ribosomal protein S23, translating to MGKTRGMGAARKLKSHRRRQRWADKSYKKSHLGNEWKKPFAGSSHAKGIVLEKIGIEAKQPNSAIRKCARVQLIKNGKKIAAFVPNDGCLNYIEENDEVLIAGFGRKGHAVGDIPGVRFKVVKVSGVSLLALFKEKKEKPRS from the exons ATGGG GAAGACACGTGGAATGGGAGCTGCCCGCAAGTTGAAGTCCCACCGCAGGAGGCAAAGGTGGGCAGATAAGTCCTACAAGAAATCCCATCTCGGCAATGAATGGAAGAAACCCTTTGCTGGTTCATCCCATGCCAAGGGAATTGTCCTTGAGAAGAT TGGTATTGAAGCTAAGCAGCCCAACTCTGCCATTCGTAAGTGTGCCAGAGTGCAGCTCATCAAGAATGGCAAGAAGATTGCTGCATTCGTCCCAAATGATGGTTGCTTGAACTACATAGAAGAGAAT GATGAAGTCTTGATTGCCGGATTCGGACGAAAGGGTCATGCTGTGGGAGATATTCCTGGAGTCAGGTTTAAGGTGGTGAAGGTCTCTGGTGTTTCTCTTTTGGCTCTCTtcaaggagaagaaggagaagccAAGGTCTTAA
- the LOC107463667 gene encoding VAN3-binding protein-like isoform X3, which produces MEKEKPETQAWSMLLRQPETPQDPMEFLSRSWSASALEVCKVLSPAQLPAPPSSYKANNNNGGCSNNNNNNHNSMPILEDIAGEAAEESAIVSGNPFSFASSETSQMIMDRIMSQSEVSPRTSGRLSHSSGPLNGSLTDSPPVSPTEIDDFKCSRSNNNSHNSNNNITSLSSQYRASATGGAAVAAGGGGGKTVGRWLKDRKEKKKEETRAHNAQLHAAVSVAGVAAAVAAIAAATAASSGSGKDEQMAKTDMAVASAATLVAAQCVEAAEAMGAERDHLASVVSSAVNVRSAGDITTLTAAAATALRGAATLKARALKEVWNIAAVIPVDKNAPAGGGGGAGGGSNGSSNSSFSGELVPEENFLGICSRELLARGCELLKRTRTGELHWKIVSVYINRMNQVILKMKSRHVAGTITKKKKNVVLGVIKDMPAWPGRHLLEGGENRRYFGLKTVMRGVVEFECRNQREYDVWTQGVSRLLSVAAERNGRNRICTSVGL; this is translated from the exons atggaGAAGGAAAAACCAGAAACACAAGCATGGAGCATGTTGCTGAGGCAACCTGAGACACCACAAGACCCTATGGAGTTCTTGTCTCGTTCATGGAGTGCCTCTGCTCTTGAAGTGTGTAAGGTTCTTTCTCCAGCTCAACTTCCAGCACCACCTTCTTCTTATAAggccaacaacaacaatggtggttgctctaataataataataataatcataattctATGCCTATACTTGAGGACATTGCTGGTGAAGCTGCTGAAGAATCTGCCATTGTTTCTGGCAaccctttttcttttgcttcctCTGAGACCTCTCAGATGATCATGGACCGAATCATGTCACAGTCG GAGGTGTCTCCAAGAACCTCAGGGAGGCTATCTCACAGCAGTGGCCCACTCAATGGCTCCCTCACAGATAGCCCTCCAGTTTCCCCAACTGAAATTGATGATTTCAAG TGTAGCCGCTCCAACAACAACAGCCATAATAGCAACAACAACATCACCAGCCTGAGTAGTCAATACAGGGCTTCCGCCACCGGTGGCGCCGCCGTGGCAgcaggtggtggtggtggcaaGACGGTTGGAAGGTGGCTTAAGGAcaggaaggagaagaagaaggaggaaacaAGGGCCCACAATGCTCAGCTGCATGCAGCGGTTTCGGTTGCTGGTGTTGCCGCCGCTGTTGCAGCCATTGCCGCCGCCACAGCTGCCTCCTCTGGGTCCGGCAAGGACGAGCAGATGGCCAAGACAGACATGGCAGTGGCGTCTGCCGCAACGCTTGTTGCGGCTCAGTGTGTTGAGGCCGCAGAGGCTATGGGGGCTGAGCGTGATCACTTGGCCTCGGTGGTTAGCTCCGCCGTGAACGTAAGGTCCGCCGGCGACATCACGACCCTGACGGCTGCCGCGGCAACAG CTTTACGTGGGGCTGCCACGTTGAAGGCAAGGGCGCTGAAGGAGGTTTGGAACATCGCTGCTGTAATTCCTGTGGACAAGAATGCCCctgctggtggtggtggtggcgcCGGCGGAGGTAGCAATGGAAGCTCTAATAGTAGCTTCAGCGGTGAGCTTGTTCCTGAAGAGAACTTCTTAGGCATCTGCAGCAGAGAATTGCTGGCAAGAGGTTGTGAACTCCTAAAGCGCACGCGCACAG GCGAACTTCACTGGAAAATTGTGTCTGTTTACATTAACAGGATGAACCag GTTATCCTCAAGATGAAGAGCAGACATGTTGCTGGGACCatcacaaaaaagaaaaaga ATGTGGTGCTTGGAGTGATCAAGGATATGCCTGCTTGGCCGGGCCGCCACTTGTTGGAAGGGGGCGAGAACCGCCGCTACTTTGGGCTGAAGACAGTGATGCGTGGCGTTGTTGAATTTGAGTGCAGAAACCAAAGAGAATATGATGTTTGGACTCAGGGTGTGTCAAGGCTTCTCTCCGTTGCTGCAGAAAGGAATGGTAGAAACAGAATATGTACTTCTGTTGGATTGTGA
- the LOC107463645 gene encoding chlorophyllase-2 has product MCSYSSTNVFDSGKHSTHVQRVEWRSTTCTGNYNCSFLYCLYIATPLEDGEFPILLFLHGYLLYNIFYSQLIQHVASHGFIVIAPQLYTVAGPDTSDEIHSAAAITNWLSEGLTKFLPSNVRPNFSKLALAGHSRGGKTAFALALRKLNTTTNLRFSAVIGVDPVDGMDKGKQTPPPVLTYVPHSFDVDMAALVIGSGLGEVKRNPLFPPCAPKGVNHENFFSECQKPAWYFVAKDYGHLDMLDDDTKGLAGKATYCLCKNGESRKPMRMFVGGVIVAFLNAYLNGDNTHLLATTATDRHQSVPIPLDFKFDCLV; this is encoded by the exons ATGTGTTCCTATTCCTCAACCAATGTCTTTGATAGTGGAAAACACAGCACCCATGTTCAAAGGGTTGAATGGAGATCAACCACATGCACCGGTAATTACAATTGTTCATTTCTCTATTGCTTATATA TTGCAACGCCTCTTGAAGATGGAGAGTTCCCAATTCTGCTTTTCCTCCATGGCTACCTTCTTTATAATATCTTCTACTCCCAACTTATCCAACACGTTGCTTCTCATGGCTTTATTGTCATTGCTCCACAG TTATATACGGTGGCTGGACCCGATACAAGCGATGAGATTCATTCTGCAGCAGCAATAACAAATTGGCTATCTGAAGGACTCACCAAATTCCTGCCATCAAATGTAAGGCCGAATTTCAGCAAGTTAGCACTGGCAGGCCATAGTCGCGGAGGCAAAACAGCATTCGCTCTTGCTCTGAGAAAATTAAACACGACCACTAATCTCAGGTTTTCGGCTGTAATTGGAGTGGATCCGGTGGATGGAATGGACAAGGGAAAGCAAACTCCGCCGCCAGTTCTGACATATGTCCCTCACTCATTCGATGTTGATATGGCTGCATTGGTGATAGGGTCAGGGCTAGGTGAAGTGAAGAGGAATCCCTTGTTTCCCCCTTGTGCACCGAAAGGTGTGAACCATGAGAACTTCTTCAGTGAATGCCAGAAACCAGCTTGGTATTTTGTGGCCAAGGATTATGGGCATCTTGACATGCTTGATGATGATACCAAGGGACTTGCAGGGAAAGCTACTTACTGTCTATGCAAGAATGGGGAATCAAGGAAACCAATGAGGATGTTTGTTGGAGGAGTTATTGTTGCATTCTTGAATGCTTACCTCAATGGAGATAACACTCACTTGTTGGCTACAACTGCAACAGATAGGCATCAGAGCGTACCAATACCATTGGACTTCAAATTTGATTGTCTTGTTTGA
- the LOC107463667 gene encoding VAN3-binding protein-like isoform X1 — protein sequence MEKEKPETQAWSMLLRQPETPQDPMEFLSRSWSASALEVCKVLSPAQLPAPPSSYKANNNNGGCSNNNNNNHNSMPILEDIAGEAAEESAIVSGNPFSFASSETSQMIMDRIMSQSFGQQEVSPRTSGRLSHSSGPLNGSLTDSPPVSPTEIDDFKCSRSNNNSHNSNNNITSLSSQYRASATGGAAVAAGGGGGKTVGRWLKDRKEKKKEETRAHNAQLHAAVSVAGVAAAVAAIAAATAASSGSGKDEQMAKTDMAVASAATLVAAQCVEAAEAMGAERDHLASVVSSAVNVRSAGDITTLTAAAATALRGAATLKARALKEVWNIAAVIPVDKNAPAGGGGGAGGGSNGSSNSSFSGELVPEENFLGICSRELLARGCELLKRTRTGELHWKIVSVYINRMNQVILKMKSRHVAGTITKKKKNVVLGVIKDMPAWPGRHLLEGGENRRYFGLKTVMRGVVEFECRNQREYDVWTQGVSRLLSVAAERNGRNRICTSVGL from the exons atggaGAAGGAAAAACCAGAAACACAAGCATGGAGCATGTTGCTGAGGCAACCTGAGACACCACAAGACCCTATGGAGTTCTTGTCTCGTTCATGGAGTGCCTCTGCTCTTGAAGTGTGTAAGGTTCTTTCTCCAGCTCAACTTCCAGCACCACCTTCTTCTTATAAggccaacaacaacaatggtggttgctctaataataataataataatcataattctATGCCTATACTTGAGGACATTGCTGGTGAAGCTGCTGAAGAATCTGCCATTGTTTCTGGCAaccctttttcttttgcttcctCTGAGACCTCTCAGATGATCATGGACCGAATCATGTCACAGTCG TTTGGTCAGCAGGAGGTGTCTCCAAGAACCTCAGGGAGGCTATCTCACAGCAGTGGCCCACTCAATGGCTCCCTCACAGATAGCCCTCCAGTTTCCCCAACTGAAATTGATGATTTCAAG TGTAGCCGCTCCAACAACAACAGCCATAATAGCAACAACAACATCACCAGCCTGAGTAGTCAATACAGGGCTTCCGCCACCGGTGGCGCCGCCGTGGCAgcaggtggtggtggtggcaaGACGGTTGGAAGGTGGCTTAAGGAcaggaaggagaagaagaaggaggaaacaAGGGCCCACAATGCTCAGCTGCATGCAGCGGTTTCGGTTGCTGGTGTTGCCGCCGCTGTTGCAGCCATTGCCGCCGCCACAGCTGCCTCCTCTGGGTCCGGCAAGGACGAGCAGATGGCCAAGACAGACATGGCAGTGGCGTCTGCCGCAACGCTTGTTGCGGCTCAGTGTGTTGAGGCCGCAGAGGCTATGGGGGCTGAGCGTGATCACTTGGCCTCGGTGGTTAGCTCCGCCGTGAACGTAAGGTCCGCCGGCGACATCACGACCCTGACGGCTGCCGCGGCAACAG CTTTACGTGGGGCTGCCACGTTGAAGGCAAGGGCGCTGAAGGAGGTTTGGAACATCGCTGCTGTAATTCCTGTGGACAAGAATGCCCctgctggtggtggtggtggcgcCGGCGGAGGTAGCAATGGAAGCTCTAATAGTAGCTTCAGCGGTGAGCTTGTTCCTGAAGAGAACTTCTTAGGCATCTGCAGCAGAGAATTGCTGGCAAGAGGTTGTGAACTCCTAAAGCGCACGCGCACAG GCGAACTTCACTGGAAAATTGTGTCTGTTTACATTAACAGGATGAACCag GTTATCCTCAAGATGAAGAGCAGACATGTTGCTGGGACCatcacaaaaaagaaaaaga ATGTGGTGCTTGGAGTGATCAAGGATATGCCTGCTTGGCCGGGCCGCCACTTGTTGGAAGGGGGCGAGAACCGCCGCTACTTTGGGCTGAAGACAGTGATGCGTGGCGTTGTTGAATTTGAGTGCAGAAACCAAAGAGAATATGATGTTTGGACTCAGGGTGTGTCAAGGCTTCTCTCCGTTGCTGCAGAAAGGAATGGTAGAAACAGAATATGTACTTCTGTTGGATTGTGA
- the LOC107463669 gene encoding uncharacterized protein LOC107463669 isoform X3, with product MAFARVIIALVFELVLLHPYSASSDFLSPLLSPIFDDVCKDVKCGKGTCKPSKNSSFFFECECDPGWNKLFASNDDGAFNFLPCIIPNSCNWVDCGGGSCNKTSTFSYACECDTGYDNLLNSTAFPCYKQCALGMDCSNLGISVKNSSSSEPPALNDNSKSEGSSIVQGSFIWVVMLIMLMAEMQLQLRSLFDGYGFI from the exons ATGGCATTCGCAAGAGTTATCATAGCTCTTGTTTTTGAACTTGTTCTTTTGCATCCATATTCAGCTTCAAGCGACTTCCTTTCTCCTTTGCTCTCTCCTATCTTTG ATGATGTGTGCAAAGATGTGAAATGCGGCAAAGGAACATGCAAGCCTTCTAAGAACAGCTCTTTCTTCTTCGAATGCGAGTGTGATCCAGGTTGGAACAAACTCTTTGCTTCCAATGACGACGGTGCTTTCAACTTTCTTCCCTGCATAATTCCTAACT CTTGCAATTGGGTTGATTGTGGAGGAGGGTCATGCAACAAGACATCAACATTTTCCTATGCTTGTGAGTGCGATACTGGCTACGACAATCTCCTCAACTCCACTGCATTCCCTTGTTACAAACAGT GTGCTCTTGGGATGGATTGTTCTAACCTTGGAATATCAGTGAAAAACTCATCATCTTCTGAACCACCTGCATTGAATGACAATAGTAAGAGTGAAG GTAGCTCAATTGTGCAAGGAAGTTTCATTTGGGTGGTCATGCTGATTATGTTGATGGCAGAGATGCAGTTGCAATTGCGATCATtgtttgatggatatggattcaTATAA
- the LOC107463667 gene encoding VAN3-binding protein-like isoform X2, whose product MEKEKPETQAWSMLLRQPETPQDPMEFLSRSWSASALEVCKVLSPAQLPAPPSSYKANNNNGGCSNNNNNNHNSMPILEDIAGEAAEESAIVSGNPFSFASSETSQMIMDRIMSQSQEVSPRTSGRLSHSSGPLNGSLTDSPPVSPTEIDDFKCSRSNNNSHNSNNNITSLSSQYRASATGGAAVAAGGGGGKTVGRWLKDRKEKKKEETRAHNAQLHAAVSVAGVAAAVAAIAAATAASSGSGKDEQMAKTDMAVASAATLVAAQCVEAAEAMGAERDHLASVVSSAVNVRSAGDITTLTAAAATALRGAATLKARALKEVWNIAAVIPVDKNAPAGGGGGAGGGSNGSSNSSFSGELVPEENFLGICSRELLARGCELLKRTRTGELHWKIVSVYINRMNQVILKMKSRHVAGTITKKKKNVVLGVIKDMPAWPGRHLLEGGENRRYFGLKTVMRGVVEFECRNQREYDVWTQGVSRLLSVAAERNGRNRICTSVGL is encoded by the exons atggaGAAGGAAAAACCAGAAACACAAGCATGGAGCATGTTGCTGAGGCAACCTGAGACACCACAAGACCCTATGGAGTTCTTGTCTCGTTCATGGAGTGCCTCTGCTCTTGAAGTGTGTAAGGTTCTTTCTCCAGCTCAACTTCCAGCACCACCTTCTTCTTATAAggccaacaacaacaatggtggttgctctaataataataataataatcataattctATGCCTATACTTGAGGACATTGCTGGTGAAGCTGCTGAAGAATCTGCCATTGTTTCTGGCAaccctttttcttttgcttcctCTGAGACCTCTCAGATGATCATGGACCGAATCATGTCACAGTCG CAGGAGGTGTCTCCAAGAACCTCAGGGAGGCTATCTCACAGCAGTGGCCCACTCAATGGCTCCCTCACAGATAGCCCTCCAGTTTCCCCAACTGAAATTGATGATTTCAAG TGTAGCCGCTCCAACAACAACAGCCATAATAGCAACAACAACATCACCAGCCTGAGTAGTCAATACAGGGCTTCCGCCACCGGTGGCGCCGCCGTGGCAgcaggtggtggtggtggcaaGACGGTTGGAAGGTGGCTTAAGGAcaggaaggagaagaagaaggaggaaacaAGGGCCCACAATGCTCAGCTGCATGCAGCGGTTTCGGTTGCTGGTGTTGCCGCCGCTGTTGCAGCCATTGCCGCCGCCACAGCTGCCTCCTCTGGGTCCGGCAAGGACGAGCAGATGGCCAAGACAGACATGGCAGTGGCGTCTGCCGCAACGCTTGTTGCGGCTCAGTGTGTTGAGGCCGCAGAGGCTATGGGGGCTGAGCGTGATCACTTGGCCTCGGTGGTTAGCTCCGCCGTGAACGTAAGGTCCGCCGGCGACATCACGACCCTGACGGCTGCCGCGGCAACAG CTTTACGTGGGGCTGCCACGTTGAAGGCAAGGGCGCTGAAGGAGGTTTGGAACATCGCTGCTGTAATTCCTGTGGACAAGAATGCCCctgctggtggtggtggtggcgcCGGCGGAGGTAGCAATGGAAGCTCTAATAGTAGCTTCAGCGGTGAGCTTGTTCCTGAAGAGAACTTCTTAGGCATCTGCAGCAGAGAATTGCTGGCAAGAGGTTGTGAACTCCTAAAGCGCACGCGCACAG GCGAACTTCACTGGAAAATTGTGTCTGTTTACATTAACAGGATGAACCag GTTATCCTCAAGATGAAGAGCAGACATGTTGCTGGGACCatcacaaaaaagaaaaaga ATGTGGTGCTTGGAGTGATCAAGGATATGCCTGCTTGGCCGGGCCGCCACTTGTTGGAAGGGGGCGAGAACCGCCGCTACTTTGGGCTGAAGACAGTGATGCGTGGCGTTGTTGAATTTGAGTGCAGAAACCAAAGAGAATATGATGTTTGGACTCAGGGTGTGTCAAGGCTTCTCTCCGTTGCTGCAGAAAGGAATGGTAGAAACAGAATATGTACTTCTGTTGGATTGTGA
- the LOC107463669 gene encoding uncharacterized protein LOC107463669 isoform X2: MAFARVIIALVFELVLLHPYSASSDFLSPLLSPIFDDVCKDVKCGKGTCKPSKNSSFFFECECDPGWNKLFASNDDGAFNFLPCIIPNCTVNHSCSKAPSPAPQKARQTNESIFDACNWVDCGGGSCNKTSTFSYACECDTGYDNLLNSTAFPCYKQLKNSSSSEPPALNDNSKSEGSSIVQGSFIWVVMLIMLMAEMQLQLRSLFDGYGFI; this comes from the exons ATGGCATTCGCAAGAGTTATCATAGCTCTTGTTTTTGAACTTGTTCTTTTGCATCCATATTCAGCTTCAAGCGACTTCCTTTCTCCTTTGCTCTCTCCTATCTTTG ATGATGTGTGCAAAGATGTGAAATGCGGCAAAGGAACATGCAAGCCTTCTAAGAACAGCTCTTTCTTCTTCGAATGCGAGTGTGATCCAGGTTGGAACAAACTCTTTGCTTCCAATGACGACGGTGCTTTCAACTTTCTTCCCTGCATAATTCCTAACT GCACTGTGAACCACTCTTGCTCCAAAGCCCCTTCTCCTGCTCCACAAAAAGCAAGACAAACTAACGAGTCGATATTTGACG CTTGCAATTGGGTTGATTGTGGAGGAGGGTCATGCAACAAGACATCAACATTTTCCTATGCTTGTGAGTGCGATACTGGCTACGACAATCTCCTCAACTCCACTGCATTCCCTTGTTACAAACAGT TGAAAAACTCATCATCTTCTGAACCACCTGCATTGAATGACAATAGTAAGAGTGAAG GTAGCTCAATTGTGCAAGGAAGTTTCATTTGGGTGGTCATGCTGATTATGTTGATGGCAGAGATGCAGTTGCAATTGCGATCATtgtttgatggatatggattcaTATAA